A part of Branchiostoma floridae strain S238N-H82 unplaced genomic scaffold, Bfl_VNyyK Sc7u5tJ_517, whole genome shotgun sequence genomic DNA contains:
- the LOC118408917 gene encoding uncharacterized protein K02A2.6-like, with translation MTAAQQTMLTNLIPEMDWNADDPVKTFRKFKQRIELAFKTFLKDATDEEKVSYILLLVGDEGLEIRNSWELSPEQEKDPKKILEKFEKHLEPKTNHRIFRYEFQSMRQGPEESISDYMARLKNVADKCNFKDKTEKDGRLLDQMIWGCAYKKVQKTLIGKHELTLAAAVKEAVQHESTEKCMTTLTISTQAKEAKVDAISNRKHTPSSKQKVSYRPPQKQSSNICRNCGTVHEFNDKKKCPAYGSNCNGCGKPNHWRKMCRSKGKSKPQEYRGYRKANPKHVHYQQEEQYSSGEETLSVGAIYVHEVEHKNDAQNNEAYTTFQLKKKIGKKTTNINLRLKIDTGAQSNVMPVEHYQQIFPENMTKGGEVKAGILTPSSTILSAYGGDKIPHLGKTTISGKHKGREVKCTFFVTKSKGPSILGLAACQQLGIITIHEIQTTPEDGKIKETVPIKDRPAIHSKEQLIKMYPECFDDTVGCFEEEYHITVDPDVEPVIHPPRRVPLELREKLKKQLEEMTKKGVISEVTQPTDWVNSIVIKEKPNGKLRICLDPRDLNLALKRNHYPTPTLEEITPSLAGAKVFSKLDASNGFKFNRLPFGLKVSQDVFQRKIDETYKGCKGAIGIADDIQVYGKTDDDHDFHLHEAMEKTRQAGIKLNASKCIIKESECKFFGMIYTAEGVKPDPEKVKAIHDIKPPQDEKELRSLLGLIQYMSAFIPKLADRTTNIRELLKEDVEYKWSASHTEDLNKIKQLISEKTTLQYYDRDKPVILQVDASIKGVGAALIQDGKPIAFASKALSPAETRYANIERELLAVVYGCEKFHTYLYGRSFEVESDHRPLEQINKKNLTKAPNRLQRLLLRLQSYDMSIRYKPGKEMLLADALSRLSQHDKQEMDGLKVQIHHLVKVTTVKLEQIKEETSKDEELQLLAQTVTQGWPEKRKETQAIIHEYWTIRDDISVEDGVLLAGSRMIIPKSMRAEVLEMIHQGHLGIEKCILRAKSAVYWPGMYKQIEKAVAACPTCQKHKNSQQKEEMMPTEIPSRPWQTVGMDLFTTNDQWFLLLVDYYSKFPFVKSLANLKASTVTSSIRGIFAEQGIPAEVICDNGTQFTSQEFRQLANEYGFKIKTSSPHYPKGHGFIERHVQTVKKTLIKCKETKADPNLALLAIRTTPIKPGMKSPAELLNGRKYKDILPTKVPPPLDQEETRAKLEKAQQAAKQHYDTQAKSLPELAKGQSIHVQDPIRKTWSPGKVIDKATTPRSYVVETDAGRQLRRNRVHIRPTPEVKTPAATTPETTPAATTRDDTEYDKADIRDNAEYDKVNENEYARLTASQLDWDCNALRGLMARDPDNSYCKRDKIKYNESHPNRFHIRRQMKDSRFYTFFLLQCPSHQSKNQSNRRIGCRSELTLLNPDGEHLSSDEIPLPWIFVVLNIMWSTMATLWLINWVKYHRNIT, from the exons ATGACGGCGGCCCAACAAACCATGCTGACGAATTTGATCCCCGAAATGGACTGGAATGCAGATGACCCTGTCAAAACGTTTAGAAAATTCAAACAAAGGATCGAACTGGCATTCAAGACCTTCCTGAAAGACGCCACCGACGAAGAAAAGGTGAGCTACATACTCTTGCTAGTAGGGGACGAAGGGCTTGAAATCAGAAATAGCTGGGAACTGTCTCCAGAACAGGAAAAAGATCCAAAGAAAATCCTAGAGAAGTTCGAGAAACACTTAGAACCTAAGACAAATCACAGGATTTTCAGGTATGAGTTCCAAAGCATGAGGCAAGGGCCCGAAGAATCCATCAGTGATTATATGGCAAGGCTAAAAAACGTGGCAGACAAATGCAACTTCAAAGACAAGACAGAGAAAGACGGGAGACTGCTAGATCAGATGATCTGGGGATGTGCATACAAAAAGGTACAGAAGACCCTCATAGGGAAGCATGAACTGACCCTTGCGGCAGCCGTAAAGGAAGCCGTACAGCATGAGTCTACAGAGAAGTGCATGACAACGTTGACAATCTCAACTCAAGCTAAAGAAGCAAAAGTCGATGCCATTTCTAACAGAAAGCATACTCCAAGCTCAAAACAAAAGGTAAGCTACAGGCCTCCACAGAAACAGAGTTCAAACATCTGTAGAAATTGTGGTACCGTGCATGAGTTTAATGACAAGAAGAAGTGCCCAGCATATGGTTCCAATTGTAATGGTTGCGGAAAGCCAAACCACTGGCGGAAAATGTGCAGGTCAAAGGGCAAATCCAAGCCACAAGAATACAGGGGTTACAGAAAGGCTAATCCGAAACATGTGCACTACCAGCAAGAAGAGCAGTACTCCTCAGGAGAAGAAACACTGTCGGTAGGTGCCATATATGTCCACGAAGTGGAGCATAAGAACGATGCACAAAACAACGAAGCGTATACAACTTTCCAACTCAAGAAGAAGATAggaaagaagacaacaaacatCAATCTGCGATTGAAGATAGATACAGGGGCTCAAAGCAATGTCATGCCGGTAGAACATTATCAGCAGATATTCCCGGAGAACATGACAAAAGGTGGGGAAGTCAAAGCAGGAATCCTCACACCAAGCAGCACCATATTATCAGCGTATGGTGGGGACAAAATCCCACACCTGGGGAAGACAACCATCTCTGGAAAACACAAAGGCCGAGAGGTCAAGTGTACTTTCTTTGTGAccaaatccaagggaccaagcATCCTCGGATTGGCAGCGTGCCAGCAGCTAGGCATCATCACAATCCATGAGATACAAACTACCCCAGAGGATGGCAAGATCAAAGAGACGGTGCCGATCAAGGACCGCCCTGCTATCCACAGCAAGGAACAACTAATAAAGATGTACCCGGAATGTTTTGATGACACGGTCGGGTGCTTTGAAGAGGAGTACCACATCACTGTTGACCCAGACGTAGAACCAGTGATACATCCACCTCGCAGAGTGCCACTAGAGCTGCGAGAGAAGCTGAAGAAACAGCTGGAAGAGATGACGAAGAAAGGAGTCATCAGCGAGGTCACACAGCCAACAGACTGGGTAAACTCCATAGTAATAAAGGAGAAACCCAATGGCAAACTGCGGATCTGCCTCGATCCCAGAGACCTGAACTTGGCACTCAAGAGGAACCACTACCCTACACCCACTCTAGAAGAGATAACACCCTCTCTGGCAGGAGCCAAAGTGTTTAGTAAGCTGGACGCCAGCAACGG GTTCAAGTTCAACCGCCTCCCGTTCGGGCTCAAGGTCTCGCAGGACGTTTTCCAGAGGAAGATAGACGAAACGTACAAAGGGTGCAAAGGAGCAATTGGAATTGCAGACGACATCCAGGTGTACGGGAAGACAGACGACGACCACGACTTCCATCTGCACGAAGCGATGGAAAAGACCAGGCAAGCTGGCATCAAGCTAAACGCATCCAAGTGCATAATCAAAGAAAGTGAGTGTAAGTTCTTCGGAATGATCTACACAGCCGAGGGAGTCAAGCCAGACCCCGAGAAAGTGAAGGCGATACATGACATCAAACCACCCCAGGATGAGAAGGAACTAAGAAGTCTCTTAGGGCTCATTCAATACATGAGCGCTTTCATCCCCAAGCTCGCGGACAGAACGACAAACATCCGTGAACTGCTGAAGGAAGATGTTGAATACAAGTGGAGTGCATCACACACTGAAGACCTGAACAAGATAAAGCAGCTCATCAGTGAAAAGACAACACTGCAGTACTATGACAGGGATAAACCCGTCATACTACAAGTAGATGCCTCAATCAAAGGAGTAGGTGCAGCACTAATACAAGATGGAAAACCCATCGCATTCGCCTCAAAAGCCCTCTCACCGGCTGAAACAAGATACGCCAACATCGAGAGAGAGCTCCTGGCAGTAGTCTATGGATGTGAGAAATTCCACACCTACTTGTACGGAAGAAGCTTCGAAGTCGAGTCGGACCACCGACCCTTGGAACAAATCAACAAGAAGAACCTCACGAAGGCACCAAACAGGTTACAACGCCTGTTACTGAGACTGCAAAGCTATGACATGAGCATCCGGTACAAACCAGGGAAAGAGATGCTACTAGCAGACGCACTCTCCAGGCTGTCACAGCACGACAAGCAAGAGATGGATGGTCTCAAAGTCCAGATCCATCACCTCGTAAAAGTGACAACTGTGAAACTGGAGCAGATCAAAGAGGAGACCAGCAAGGATGAAGAGCTCCAACTACTCGCCCAGACAGTAACACAGGGATGGCCTgagaaaagaaaagagacaCAAGCAATCATACACGAATACTGGACCATCCGAGACGACATCTCGGTAGAGGACGGAGTCCTCCTGGCTGGGTCCAGGATGATTATACCCAAGTCCATGAGAGCAGAGGTCCTAGAGATGATTCATCAAGGACACCTGGGTATCGAGAAGTGCATACTCAGAGCAAAATCTGCAGTCTACTGGCCGGGCATGTACAAACAAATCGAAAAAGCAGTTGCAGCATGCCCCACATGCCAAAAGCACAAGAACTCGCAACAGAAAGAAGAGATGATGCCAACAGAGATACCAAGCAGACCGTGGCAAACAGTAGGCATGGATCTGTTTACCACCAATGACCAATGGTTTCTACTCCTGGTAGACTACTACTCCAAATTCCCATTTGTGAAGAGTCTCGCCAACCTGAAGGCATCAACAGTAACATCCAGCATACGAGGTATATTCGCCGAACAAGGGATCCCAGCAGAAGTCATATGCGACAATGGGACACAATTCACATCCCAAGAGTTCCGGCAGCTGGCCAACGAGTACGgattcaaaatcaaaacatcaTCACCGCACTACCCAAAGGGGCATGGATTCATAGAAAGACATGTACAGACGGTGAAGAAAACGCTGATCAAATGCAAGGAAACAAAAGCAGACCCAAACCTAGCCTTGCTAGCCATCCGCACCACACCGATCAAGCCAGGCATGAAATCGCCAGCGGAGCTGTTAAACGGACGGAAGTACAAAGACATCTTGCCAACCAAAGTACCTCCACCACTTGACCAGGAAGAAACAAGGGCCAAGCTGGAAAAGGCACAGCAAGCAGCGAAACAGCACTACGACACCCAGGCAAAGAGTCTGCCTGAGCTGGCCAAGGGCCAGAGCATCCACGTACAGGATCCTATCCGAAAAACGTGGAGCCCCGGCAAAGTCATCGACAAAGCTACAACACCGAGATCATATGTTGTAGAGACCGACGCCGGGAGACAACTGAGGAGAAACAGAGTACACATACGACCAACTCCAGAAGTGAAAACACCTGCAGCTACAACTCCAGAAACAACACCTGCAGC CACCACACGCGACGACACCGAGTACGACAAAGCCGACATCCGCGACAACGCCGAGTACGACAAAGTCAACGAGAACGAG TATGCTCGCCTGACGGCCAGTCAGCTTGATTGGGACTGCAATGCACTGCGAGGGTTGATGGCCCGTGACCcagataacagttactgtaaaaggGACAA AATCAAGTATAACGAATCGCACCCGAATAGATTCCACATCCGACGACAGATGAAGGACTCTCGCTTCTACACATTCTTCCTGCTGCAGTGCCCTTCCCACCAGTCTAAGAACCAGTCCAACCGGCGCATCGGCTGTCGG TCGGAGCTAACACTACTGAACCCCGATGGTGAACACCTGAGCAGCGATGAGATCCCCCTGCCCTGGATCTTtgtggtgctgaacatcatgtGGTCCACCATGGCAACACTCTGGCTCATCAACTGGGTCAAATACCACAGG AATATCACCTGA